The DNA sequence AATTATGTTATCCTTGTGTGACAAAGGCATATGTTTCTATTTAATCCTGAAAAATGCAAAAGAGGCTaacatcttctttttctttcccaAACTGCAGTTGCAGTACCTTCCTTCATTGTAAACAGAAGTATTCTAACCATTACATTAATTTTTAGGGCCTGGTCATTGACCAAATCCGAGCTATTGCAGCTGAAAGTGGGAGAAGAAGATTTATTTACCTTGGAGATGGAAGTGGAGATTACTGCCCAACTCTAAGGCTTTCAAAAGGAGATCATGTCATGCCAAGAAAGAACTATCCACTGTCGAAGCGCATTTGCAGCAACCAAACACTTATCAAGGCTGAAATTCATGAATGGAGCAATGGAGAGGAGCTTGAAAAGATCCTTCTTCATCTCATTAACACAAGAACCACTGAAGAAATAACTATTGACAATGGAAATCACTTGGGACGCTGAGTCTTGGAAAATCATCTCTTAATGGGTTTTTTCTTTATTCTATGACTTGTGATTCATCTGCTGAGTCAGGTAGGTTTTCTTGAATTAGGAACTACTTTTTTCTATTTCAGATTACTCAACCAAACATTTGCCTAACTGGTAAGTAGCTTCTGCGCTAGGATGGAAACCGACTGGCTATGTTAGGCATGTACTTGGAGAAATCCACATGATTTGGTATCTGACCCTCCAGCTTAGGAACTATTAGCTAAATGTTGTTGTATTAATTGCTTGTTGTTATTCCATTATTTGTTTATGAggaaataacacaaatatctCTTAGGCCATTTCATAGAATAAAAGAGCACCCTTCCTTGGGTTAATCACAGTTAATCACAGTAAATGTACTAGTCACAGTGAATGTTCTATTTCAGAATTATTGAGTTCTGAGCTCTATACCTTTAAGGTCTTATTTGGGATGGGGagttgaattggattggattggactgGGCTAAAAATTAGAATTGGACTGGATATATTAGTACTATGTTGTGTTTGGTTTAACAAGactaaataaagtataaaatatttttaaataagcttttaataattttttttaaataaaaatactattttaattaaataatgtgtaataaaaataagaatacattcaaaaaattaagtaaatgaaacatatttgattttttatagtaaatataatattattttcaaaaattaaaaactattttttaaataaataaaataaatattatatattaaaaaataagctTAAAAAAACTTTGGAGTAAATTAACCACATCCTTTTGGTGGGTTAATATAGTCTCGAAAGGGCTTAATTTGAAAGGAAGGATAAAATTATCCAATCCCATCCTAACTCAATAACTAGCGAACATAACTTAGGATTTATGGAAAGGAATATATATGTTATGCAATTTTTTggcaactaaaaaaataaagaaagatttagaactgaaaaaagaaaaaaatatatgaagattatgatttttacgtgattgAAGCGTTAATGAATTTTAATTCATGAGTCACTCTTATTGAAGGTGTTAATAACCCTTAGTCTACGAGTCACTCTTATTAAGAGGTGTTGTAGAAGCACAATAATAGTGATTCTCTATCACTTTTTATTGGGTTTTTGCTTTAAGTAtagaaagtaaatttttttacaatGAAGGTGTTGCTCTATTTATAAGCATGGACACCCTTAGGCCTTGATTAGCTAGGACCATTTAATTAAGAAGCTTGGTTTGAAATATTTTGCCCTCTCATGAGGTTAATACAATGGTAAATAAGATAAGCCCTATAGTTGGGCTCAAGTAAGGAGTCTCAATTGGGTGGTAGGTGAAAAATGATGTGACTTGATATGATCGGTATAGATATAAGTTGTTACTTTTTgtgtgagaaaaaaaaatgtcagaAGGGAGAGTGGGTGTGCGGTACCCCCTTTCAGACACACGCGCAAAATGTCTTTTTCAAGTAGTATGGTTTCTTGGAGAGAATCACATTTGTGATAAAGTGACCTTTTCCACCAGAATATCGCTCTTATTTTCTCGCGGATGCTTAGGGTTCTGTTTAGGAGAATGTCCGGGACGAGACATGCTCACTTTTCTCGATCAAGGTTTGTCCCACGTTCAAGAAAATTCTCCTTCCTCAGTCTATGCCCCTATTGAACATGACATGTTTGGCCACACTACTGTCTAAGTCTCGAGATGACCTTTCCTAGAGTTCATCCAGACTTCTAACTGCTTGGATCATTGTGCAAATGTATAATTTGAGATGTACTAGGGAAGGCATGCTCCATTTAGGTTCTCAATTTTTATCTGAATATGGGGTCTGAATCTGCgtcaacacttagtaaatgtCATTACTTGGAATTTCTTTTGGGCCAAAGATGGGTTTAGTTCGATACTTATTGGACCTTCCTTGTTTGAGATCATATAAGTTGTTCGAGATAATTTGTGCCTCCTTAATTAGGGTCATACTAGTTGTCCAGGACCATTTATGGCATCCTATTTGGGACCATATAGGTTGATGTTCTACACTTGCACCCAAACCGCAACGCTTGGATCAAAACAAACCCTAAATCGTTCATAGGCCCTTTTTTCAAGGATGATACATgtctttatttaataaaaattgaaataataatataaaattcaaattttaattacactaataacaaTATAGTCCTTACACCACTATTCCACCACTAGTACCATTTAAGATTTTTTGGAATTAGATTTCTTCTTACTATTATGCGATtagattttaaaacttaattgaattggatttgaaagtaactttaaaatttgatttttaattaaaaaatattaaattggtaaagaaaaaaaaaatagatttatctgTCTCCTCTACCATTCTATGAGATTCTATTCTACACTACAAGTGTCtcaaataaatagaataatctattAACAAAGTTGGGCACGGCAGCAGGCAACGGTGATTGGTGAAGAGAGTGTAGATGGTCAAAATAATACGGCCCTTCAAATTCGGTTTTAATAGTCAACTGATTattgcataaaaaaaatagtcaaCTGATTTAACGATTCTGATCGTTTAGTTtctctttttgtaatttttctttctgATGCAATTCTATTTCTCTTTCTTACGAGTGGAAGTAGCTAAACAAAACTCCACAACAACAAATTTTTATTCTCTCTAATtatgataataaaatatattaattaatgggaagaaaaaaaaaaacacatagcAAAAGAGAGAATATCAGATAAAGCgtgggctttttttttttttttctttaatctaattCGTCATCTGTGTAAAAACATTACAAATATTTTGGGTTCTTCccaaacatatataaaaaacaCTGCTTTACATCGCCTTACATATATATTCCTTTGTGAAAATTTTCGATTCCTTTTCTTCCTACTCTTCCTTGGAAGCAAAGACAATAACTAGTTTAGTCTAGTCTTTGTTTTAGGCCCAGCGAAGCAGCTCTTCTCTTTCTATCTCTCCGTAATGGCaaagaagagagaagaaggGGATATGGGTCTGTTATTGGATGGAATAATAGAGGCCATGCCGTTGTTTGCCAAGGAACTGATCGCCGGTGGGGTCGCTGGTGGGTTTGCTAAGACTGTCGTTGCACCACTCGAGCGTGTCAAGATTTTGTTCCAGGTATAACAAGAAATGATTTGGGATTTTCATTTTACACTTTTGGAGATTATTGAAACTGTTTTTGCTTAATGGGTTTCTGGAATTTGGTCGTTTTATGTCATTTTGTTGATTATTTCTTTGTTGGGTCTTGTGTTTGAGATATTCTGAATTGGAATCAAGATTGGTTACTCTTTGTTGTTTGTTAGTGTCCTTACTCAATCCTTTGATGTAAGTTTGTTTTCTTCAAGCAATCACTGGTAACGCTCCTGATTTAAAAGTAGAATCAAGCTGAGGAAATTGTTAACCAATGCTGCTCCAATAGAACAAATTTAAGTAAAGAAATAAGTTGGTGGGGATTAATGTGGAAGGCTCTAAATTGCCACTGTTTTACACTGTTAGTGGAAATGAATTTGGATCAGATCAGATGTGTACCAGAAAGAACATTATTCTCCAAGTTTATAGAAAGTACTTATGCATTTATGTGTTTCAGACCAGAAGAGCAGAATTTCAGAGCATTGGGCTATTTggatcatttaaaaaaattgcaAAGACAGAAGGTGTTTTAGGTTTCTACAGGTGAATCCTTATTTCATTATCATTGGTTCATTTTTTCTTAAACTCTgttaaatatgttattttttttggatttggtACAGAGGGAATGGAGCGAGTGTTGCAAGAATTGTCCCCTATGCAGCCTTGCATTACATGGCCTATGAACAATATCGCAGATGGATTATTGAAGCCTTTCCCAATGTAGATAAGGGACCTGTACTTGATCTTCTTGCAGGCTCATTTGCTGGAGGAACGGCTGTACTTTTTACTTATCCTCTTGATTTGGTTAGAACTAAGTTGGCTTATCAGGTAATTAATTGGAGAGAAGAGAAATTCTTAAACTTCTCTGTAGTTTATTCCTTCTCTATGTTCCTCATACAGAGATTAAATTAACAATGCGAATTATTGTAGGTTGTTGATCCATTAAAATTGAGTGTTCAAGGATTGGCAAACAATGAACAAGTTTACAAAGGAATTCTTGATTGTTTCtctaagacttacaaaagtgcTGGGTTTAGAGGTCTCTACCGCGGTGTGGGTAAGCATTCTGCACTGCTGCACAGCATGCTTGCTGACATTGCATGTTTTTATGATTTGTATGGAACCCTTCTTATTTTCTCATGAACACAATTTTTCAGCTCCATCTCTTTACGGGATCTTTCCTTATGCTGGTCTGAAGTTTTATTTCTATGAGGAGATGAAGCGACATGTGCCTGaagaacatagaaaaaatattatggtaaaaCTTGTATGTGGCTCAGTTGCAGGTTTATTGGGTCAAACCTTTACATACCCTCTTGATGTTGTCAGGAGGCAAATGCAGGTAATGTTCCTCAAGTTCTTTCAAATTACTTTTTGAATTTTAGGACTGTAATTGATGACTTATATTTCAACAGGTTCAACAATTCTCGCCATCACACGCCGCAGAAGTTAAAGGAACGATGGAAATGCTTATTAAAATTGCCCAAAAGCAAGGATGGAAACAACTGTTTTCAGGACTTAGCATCAATTACTTGAAGGTAGTTGAACCCCCATTCTGTCTATTTTATAGCCTTTTCCTTCTTTCCAGGATTTAGATAAAAGATTTAGCTTTATTTCATACAGGTTGTACCATCTGTGGCAATTGGATTTACTGTTTATGATCTTATGAAGCTATACCTGAGAGTTCCATCACGAGATGAAGTTGTAGTTGAAGTGGTAACCAACAAAAGAAATATTCAGCCCTCGTCCCTTCAATCCTAATCAGATTTTTTCTTCTAGATCTAGGAAAGAAAAGGAAGGGGAAACGTTAAATGTTTCTATCATTTGAGTTCTTTTAGATTAAAATTGTAAATTCAATTCTTTGGAGTTCCTAGCAAAACAATTCCCTTCTTTGGAGCATCTGTTTCATAGAAGATTTGGGAGGTTTCGTCCATGCTTCTATATACCGGGGCATGACCAAGGTTTCCAAAAAGGAGGATGTTCTTTTGCGAAGACGGGATTCTCAATCAATGTACATAGAGATGGTGGAAGCAAATAAAGAACTAATTGCTGTGATGTTGTATTGTACCTATGACTGAATAATGATTCATAGCAGCCAGGCAGACCTAGGTAACTAGgttttatgattaaatttttttgtagaTTTGATAAACAGCCATCCTCTTCGACGGTGGTTTAGTAATGCAGCCAGCAGATTGGAACTATTTCAATTCCATCGAGTTTTTAATGTTTTCTATTCTAAGTATCTGGCAGATTGAAAGTTTCTGGCACAATCACAATTTACTGTTTCATATTAATAATGTAACAGTGAACTTAAAATAAAACACGTGAAAGACCCATAAATCGATTTCCTCTTCATTAATTTTTAGTGCTCATGAACAATTAAAGATTGGTGTGT is a window from the Cannabis sativa cultivar Pink pepper isolate KNU-18-1 chromosome 1, ASM2916894v1, whole genome shotgun sequence genome containing:
- the LOC115703574 gene encoding mitochondrial carrier protein CoAc2 produces the protein MAKKREEGDMGLLLDGIIEAMPLFAKELIAGGVAGGFAKTVVAPLERVKILFQTRRAEFQSIGLFGSFKKIAKTEGVLGFYRGNGASVARIVPYAALHYMAYEQYRRWIIEAFPNVDKGPVLDLLAGSFAGGTAVLFTYPLDLVRTKLAYQVVDPLKLSVQGLANNEQVYKGILDCFSKTYKSAGFRGLYRGVAPSLYGIFPYAGLKFYFYEEMKRHVPEEHRKNIMVKLVCGSVAGLLGQTFTYPLDVVRRQMQVQQFSPSHAAEVKGTMEMLIKIAQKQGWKQLFSGLSINYLKVVPSVAIGFTVYDLMKLYLRVPSRDEVVVEVVTNKRNIQPSSLQS